The following nucleotide sequence is from Alkalihalobacillus sp. LMS39.
GACGGTGTTGAAGGAGAACATGTCATTGTGTTACTTGACCAATCCGCTACAATGTCAGTGGCTATGAATGAGGCGAATGAAAATAGATTTGAAGAAGCAAAAAAAGAAATAATAGCGTTGTTGGACAAAAAGAATAACAATCAAGCCGTTAGTGTAATTGGTGTAGGGGACTCCCCATCCTTATATGTTAATCGTGAAACAGACCGAACAATCATTGAGTCAAGAATAAAAGAAATAGACATAAACTATGAGTCTAGTGATTTCACACGGGCTTTATCGTTAGCTCAATCTCTATCAGAAGGACAATCTTCAAGTGTTCATGTTTTTACAGATTCATTAACAAGTGAAGATGTGAACTCTTTTCGTTTTGATGCTCCATTTTATGTTAACAACATGAGTTCTGAGTTAGACGATAATGTTGCCATCGTTACGTTTGGGTTAACAAACAAACAAAATCAAACTTCAGCTATTGTTACATTACAAAATGAGAGTGAAGGAACTCAGACAGTTATGGTTCTCTTCAAAGCGGATGGAAATATTGTCCAAGAACTTGAAGTTTCACTTGAAGCAAAAGAAGTCAAGTATGTAACGGTAGATTCGTTACCGAGTGCGTTATATTATGAAGCGTCTATTGAAAATGAAGATATGTATGTATTAGATAATTCGGCTTTTGCCTTTTCTTCTTCTGAACAAAAACCAGTTGTTTATACAGTCGGTTCTATTTCTTCTTTTTTAAATAAAATTCTACTTCACTTAGGATATGACGTTATGCAAGCAGAGACATTTGAAGATATAAACGACCTTCCAAAGGATTCAATCATTATTTCTTCAATTGGTAGAGATGAAGAGCTATCGAGAACGCATTCAATGTTATTATTAGCTTCTGAAAAGACCGAAAAAGTAAGTCTAGAAGAAGCGATTACAACAAAGGTGAACGAAGAATTATTCGATTATGTTACTGTTCAAGATATTTATATTAGTCAAGCAATTGAAACAGATTCCGTCAGTGCAGAAACAGTTATGTCTAGCGGTAATATTCCACTTATCAACAAAGGAATTAATGATGGACAAGCTTATGTGGAACTTTTCTTTTCCATCCAGGATTCAGATTGGCCAATGCATTCGAGCTTTCCGATTTTCATTTATCATGTAATGGAATTTTTACATGGGGAGACAGGACATATCGGCTATTTCCAGCCAAATGAAGCGCGTGTCATTCAAGTTTCTTCAACTGAACCATATGAGATTGTTGATGATATGGGAAATAAAAAAGGAACACATACGAATACAAGTGAATTGTTTCAAGCGCCTGCAAAACCAGGATTATATGCTTTAAAAAGTGAACAAGAAGAAACTTTATATTTTGCTGTTACTGTAGCTGATAGTGAAAGAAGTGTATGGTCTGCAGATTCCTTTGTGGTCGGAGCCGATGTTGATAAATCAATAACCGATTCAACGAGATTTGAGTGGTGGCCATGGTTAGTCTTAGTTGCTTTTATCCTTTTGTTAGTGGAATGGGAGGTGTATCGACGTGGGATTCGAACTTGATTATCCTCTCGTTTTATTGTTATTGATTCCAGCTATCGTCGTCATGGTCGTTTTTATTCGATCTCAGATTCAGCTTTCTAATTCGGTAAGAAAAGTGATTATTCCATTACGGTTTCTCATTTTATCTCTTCTTATTGTAGCTTTAGCCATACCGAATATTGTGTTTTCAACGACATCGGTTCATACGGTTTTTTTAATCGACCGGTCTGATTCAATCGAAAATGCCAACAATGAAATGACGGCTTTTATTCGTGAAGCCGTAGCTACAAAGAACCCCGATGATTCGTTTGCAATTGTATCAATTGGCCAAGATGCGCGAGTGGAACGAATGTTATCAACGGATAAAAGCTTTAGTAGTGATTGGAATGTCATCCAAACTGACTTTACGAACATCGAAGCAGGGATTCAATTAGGTTCAAGCTTACTTGCAAAAGAACGAGCAGGA
It contains:
- a CDS encoding VWA domain-containing protein: MGFLIPAFFGLSIFLVGLVLFYMFRKQYEEHIVSSNVLWTQVMNEWQATKWWKKLQRQLLLLLQLLILLFLMLALVRPFIHTDGVEGEHVIVLLDQSATMSVAMNEANENRFEEAKKEIIALLDKKNNNQAVSVIGVGDSPSLYVNRETDRTIIESRIKEIDINYESSDFTRALSLAQSLSEGQSSSVHVFTDSLTSEDVNSFRFDAPFYVNNMSSELDDNVAIVTFGLTNKQNQTSAIVTLQNESEGTQTVMVLFKADGNIVQELEVSLEAKEVKYVTVDSLPSALYYEASIENEDMYVLDNSAFAFSSSEQKPVVYTVGSISSFLNKILLHLGYDVMQAETFEDINDLPKDSIIISSIGRDEELSRTHSMLLLASEKTEKVSLEEAITTKVNEELFDYVTVQDIYISQAIETDSVSAETVMSSGNIPLINKGINDGQAYVELFFSIQDSDWPMHSSFPIFIYHVMEFLHGETGHIGYFQPNEARVIQVSSTEPYEIVDDMGNKKGTHTNTSELFQAPAKPGLYALKSEQEETLYFAVTVADSERSVWSADSFVVGADVDKSITDSTRFEWWPWLVLVAFILLLVEWEVYRRGIRT